A segment of the Psilocybe cubensis strain MGC-MH-2018 chromosome 5, whole genome shotgun sequence genome:
ACGCGCCCTCCAACGCGCCCTTCAACCCATACAGAAGGCCCAAAAGGCCCCCTTTAAAACCCCCCTCGTACTCCgtcgctgccgccgccgccgtcgtcgtcgtcgtcgcggGTGTACTTGTCCCACCCATCACACCCTCCAACTCGCCTCCCACCCCAAACGAAAGCCCAAACGCCCCCACCCCACTGCCCCACCCCTCCTGTTCCGTCGTCACCCGCCCTCGCCCACTCCGCTGCCGTCGTTGGCACCACCGTCGTCGTTGGCAccaccgtcgtcgtcgtcgtcgtcgtcgtcgtcgccgcgGGTGCCCTCGTTCCACCCATCGCACCCCCTCCAATTCGCCCTGCAACCCATAACGAAGGGCCACAAGGGCCCCAACCTATACCCCCCCCTCCTACTCCGTCGCCGACGTCGCTGTCGTCGTAGTCGTCTtcgtcggcggcggcgccGTCGCCGCGGCTGCCCTCGTCACCCATCCCACACCCTCAAACCGCCCTGCAATCCATAACGAAGGGCCACAAGGGCCCCAACCAACCCTCCCAACCCCCCTTCTACTCCGTGGTCGCCGTCGCCGCTGCCGTCGTTGGCAccaccgtcgtcgtcgtcgtcgtcgtcgtcgccgcgGGTGCCCTCGTCACCCATCCCACACCCTCAAACCGCCCTGCAACCCATAACGAAGGGCCACAAGGGCCCCAACCTATACTCCCCCCTCCTACTCCGTCGCCGACGTCGCTGTCGTCGTAGTCGtcgtcggcggcggcgccgtcgtcgtcgtcgtcgtcgtcgtcgtcgtcatggGCGGCTGCCCCTCGTCCCACCCGTTCTCATCGCCCTCCATCACATAGAACCCATGCCAAGGGGCCCCAAGGCCCCCAGGCAATGCCCCCCCCTTCCTGctccgtcgtcgtcgtcgtcgctgtcgTGGTCGCCggcgtcgtcctcgtcctcgtcgccTCCCACCCCTCCCAGACCCTCCAAACCGTAACGAACGCCCAATAGGGCCCCCCAATACCCCCTCCTAGTCCGTCGCCGctgttgtcgtcgtcgtcgttggcgTTGTCACCGTCGTCGTACGTCGTTGTCGTAGTGAGACCTCGTCGGTCGTCGGCGTCATCGTTGAcaacgatgacgacgatgttAATTATAAAAAAAAGATTATGTAACGTATGGACGTATCATGACTTACCGCATCTCTTCCTATATCAAAGTCTCATGGTCTAGTGGTTAAGCGCTGCGTCTTTTTAGCTGAAGTCGGTGGTTCGAACCTCGACCAGGCCATTTATTTGGCGCGCGGACTACAAAGGCTACGGGCCTATCGTAAGTACCGCGGTATGTCGCCTTGGCCTTGATTATACTATCTTCGTAGAATACCGTATGTCGTGAATGCAGTGTATTAAACATATGTAATGAAAACATATCATGTAATTGAATTATGTAAGTCTACTAAGTACTACAAAAGCTACTGGTAAGTGCGGTTAATACGGTGTCTACGGTAATATAGGTGTAAGCTACTGAAAAAAACGTTTCCCGCTGATGTACTCGGAATCCTATTCATCGCGAAAACCGCCAAAAACATGCATTGCCTTTGTACCCTTTTAAGGTAAGTCAGGAATTAGCCGACCTTACCAAGCCAATCAAAACATTTGTTGACCTTGGATTGCCTTTGAAAGGTTAGTGAATTATTAACTGATCTTTGCTTGGGATTTTAATATCTGTTCTTATTGTAAGTCATAGCAAAATATTTCAGATGTATGTATAATCAGAGAATTATAAATTCTACCTTATTTTCCAATATAATTATATGCTTTGCCTTATATTGTGTTGTAAAGCTTTAGAAAAATATTTCCTTGTTAATGAAATCTTACCTGAAAATTGAAAGGCAAACCAATATCTAGATTAGTAGTGTAGGTTATTCATTGATTTTTAGTTATTATATTGATTGTTCAATATTTATAACCACGGGGCGCTCCTCACTGCTCAGAGCAAGCTCAGAGACAAAGTTCCGTGAGAGATCACATGACATAGAGTCAGACATTGGGGCCACGGAAATTGGGGACGGGGACTCTAAAAGACCGTCGCACAACTCAAAACAACTCTGTCAAGGCTTTTCACTTCCccatcttcaagaaattAAATGGTAAGAATTTCTTCCTAACTTGTGAGATTCCTGCCGTATAACCTCTAGCAAGTATACAGTTCCAACAGTACTAGCACACATGTGGGACTGGGTTTGGCTGGTCAGATAGTAAGTGCACATCATATTCTGTACCATCTATTCCACAATGTACTCATTTTCAACACGAAGGTGACCGACTATCTGATTCTCGCACTCGGTCTCGTTCTTGCACTTGGTCTCATTCTCGCACTCGGTCTCGttctcgcactcgcactcgcactcggtCTCGttctcgcactcgcactcgcactcggtCTCATTCTCGCTTTTAGCGtagtttttttgctctgcTGTTTTGACTTCTACAGTAGCTTTTTTTACTACACGTGTATTTGTATTCAGTTGGTTAATAAGCAATTTGTACATTTCTGGATACCGGCGGCCAAGCCAGAAAGAGTGAAATAAGATTCATTAATGAGCGCACATCTTTGCAAAGTTACCCAGCTTTGCAAGGGCAATTAAAGATTTGCCCTGCCTTCAAAGGTCAACTAAGAATGACCAAAAGTTACAAAGGATTCGCAATGTTGCTAATTATAACGTGTCCTTACTTGTAAGTGCTTACAAGTAAGGCCATTTATAATCTTTGTGTCCTTAGTGCCATTTGTTACCTTTATTAGCAATGTATTATCTGGCAAACTTATGGCGGTTTTCGCGATGTTTTTGTGTAAGTTGGAACCAATCTGAATATCGCGGCTATCACCAGTTCCGCCTAGACTCGTGAGCAGAcgtttttaaaaaaatcaataagcAGAGTTCCGTGTATATTTAGAGGTTGTTTAAAGGTCCGATTAGAGTCCTTGTGGTGTTTGCCTTCCGGTGCCGCATCTAGACTGGACGAATCTAAATATTGAGTTTCAAAGGTTTTTCTAAGACCGTCAACCTAGATTTGAGAGTCCAGGCACCTCGGGGTACAGAGACTACTGCCTGCCAAATCACGTTGATTTCTACAATCTAATATTGAAGAGTCCGCAACGATACATTGCACACTATTGCCTGCAGTTTACACGATTAGGTAGCCAAGCTTCATGGTATGACTCCGTCCTTAACAGACTGCCATGATTCTCGAGACGAAATATCATTCCACCATCTAAATAACATTGTCAATAATAGAAGATCAGGTAAtctaatatatatatgcctgctggaaaacatacctggcgACGTTGGGCCTTGTCGGAGAATCAAGGCCTGATGCTCCAGCGTCCTTAAGCAACGATCCGTATGGAAGGTGATACAAATCAGCGAGAGTTACAGACTGTTGAATATCATTGTCATGATTTGGAAGAACCAGAATACAGCCGACGGAAAGCATACGTTACCGACCAAATATTTCTGTTTGCTGAGGATTTTTTCGTAGACATCAAGCTTTGTCTCGAGAGTCGCAAGAAGTTTGTCAGCAAGCTCGACGTTGCCGACTACCCCATACTTTCTAAATAAACAAGAAGCAGCGTAATCGACATGAATACATGCACGGTGATATAACAAAGGTTCACGTTACGGCTTGAAAACTTTTTCGACTACAGCCTTTTCAGCATATTCATTAAAATATGCCTGCTCTATCGAAGATGCCTGTTGAAAAAGTGCGTAGGCAGCAAAATCGGTAAAGTCGGGTATTAACCCAGGGGTTCCTTGGTTAGCATACTTGGCCGCAATATATTGGCAAATAGCCCTGCTTTCATAGAGGATAAACCCATCATCGTCCTGTATGTATAGATCAGACTCCCCTGAGGAGAAATGCGGTAAGTAAGAAATGCTTACTATGCAAGGGACGACACCGAAAGGTTGCTTCTCAAGAAAATCTGCGGATTTGTGTTCTCCTTTTAAGAGATTGACTTCTTTCAAGATGAATGGCacttgtttttctttgagAACAGTCGCAACGCGCCAGGTGCAGGTTGTCATAGGGTTGCCATAGAGCGTTAGGACCATTGTGTAGAGAGCGTCACTCCGGGGTAGGTTACAAGAGGCAAATTTCAGATGGAAAGGAATTGAATAAACCATCTCTTTTTAAGTGAATTTGGTTGCTAACATACAACTGTCATATCAATAACGTAGAGACAATATTGAGCGGTTTGTCACAGAATTACCGTCATATATATCAATTCGGTCAGAGGCGGTTTGGAAAAGTCAAGGAGAACAACTACCATTGGTCGAAAAATGATCTActtttttgcttcttcatcctTGCTTGACCCCTTCGTCATCTTTCCTACGCACATGGTTTCAGGAACTCACCAACATGGGAATTTTCTTATAAAGCTGTAGTGCCAGACGACGTTGAATGCAGGTCTAGTTTGCCCATGCTCACTAATCAGGACAAGGAGTACTTGCAAAGGTGTTGGCAAGTTGTCAATTTTGACATCTGCTGACTGTGTTGTATTACGTGTTGTTAAATGTACCCAAGAAAGGCAAGAGTGTAGAAATACGTAGCGCTTGTGGCACTTGTGCTATATTTTGATACCAGAGAAAAATTCTGAAGCTTATTCTCGGTCGTGTTGTATGAGTAAAATACGATCAGTAGTCCATGTAACATTGTGAGTTATTCTACGACGTTAATTGAATGCAGTGTCGGACTAATCTCGGACCCAGTTGAATCGGAGATATTGGCGGCACAACGGCTTGGAGAACGGCACCACTACCATACGAGCCACCTTCTCACGCTCAACAACACCTCTTGCCCACAAACTTTGTAGTATTTTACCTACCCATCGATTTTGCATTGTCAGGATTGCATTCAACCGCTCGCCCAAGAGTTATATCAAGCCACCAACACGCCAACGCCCAAAAGTATTGATTAAATGAACATGCCGATGACGGTTGACGCAGCATCCAACAATTCGCTTCTTAGTTCGCTTTATCGGTCAAGGTGCctatatttttttctgcaGTTCTGACCATTTCTCTACCACCTCCATTCGCACCTCTGCAGGGTGCTTTATCAAAAGCAAATCAAGATTTTACAGATGTCTATGGCTTTCCCGAACTGGGGCTCAAGAGCCTTTGGGTTGTTATAAATGGGAGGTGGTTAAATTTGAAACAAGGTAATACGTATCATTCTGTATGTACCCCATTTTGATATTCTGTTATCTGCAAGGCCAACGTTGACTGTTCGTACCCATCTCCTCTTATTTAGTCATTTCTCTCATTTATGAACCACCGATTATGCGTGCTTCTATACGGTCTCAGCTAGTCTCGACTCGGGCCCTAATTATCGAACGGCATTACCAAAACCCGCCAAAGCCAAAAGGCAACTAAAGCCGGATATTGTGCATCAGTAGCTGGTGAATCTCTAAATTTTCTCGGTCTCCGACCCTCCTTTGTTGATGATAAGTCATGCTATATGCATGTAGCCGCCGAAAAACAAGCCTGTCAAGTCCGTCGACATCCATTGGCAGTTTCTCGAGTTTGACTGGCCCATGCCTGGCCCGAATTAACTGTTGATGATAGGATTTTATGTCCGGAGCGGAGGCTATTTCAGACGTGGAAAGCTTTCTTTATATACGAGCGAGCAAGGTATCTTCCACCTTCCGTGTCCTTTCCACCTCTCCACCCGCTTTGAAAACATGTACGATACTCATGATCTGAGACATGTCGAAAATATGCTCGACAGCCTCCCTATCACGGACGAAAACGTAAATTTAACTCTCAACATACCGTCTCAGGAAGATATTGTGCGGACGCGATGTGTTTCTCTCGACGTTCAAAATCAATCCCAATCTTCGCTCCCGCTCATCCATCGAATGCCAGACGAAATGCTCGGAGAAATATTTTTGGCTTGTCTCTCACCACACTGCACTAGGGAAGCACTAAAGGACCAAGATCGCCAATTTCCCATCCTACCTATGTTTGTATGTCGTCGTTGGAGAAATGTTGCTGTATCAACGCCAAGATTATGGACACAACTTGACATCGATATCCCGCGAACAAAGCGCGTATCGCTTCGTCGTCAGCAAATTCAGGATCAAATCGCTAGGTCTGGAGTGTGCCCGCTTGATGTGTCTATTTGGTTCCCGGAAGTATGTGGCCGTCAATGGGAGGAAACGGACGGTCCGCGTTACGACAAAGCCAACCAGCTTACGGGGCCTCTGTTCTCTGAACAGCATCGGTGGAGGAGTGTTCGGTTAGAGGGTGCTTCGCAGATTACAGAGATACTCACTCAACTAAACCCTTCGAAGTTGACGGCGCTGGAAGAAGTCGAATTGAATTTAGACGGAAAATTTTATTCGTCACTTCCAGCAGACTTCCTTCAGGCTCCAAAATTAAAGCATCTTGGGCTTCGACGACGTCTTACAGTCCCCACCATTTTGTCTACGCCATGGCATAGACTGATACATCTCTCGTTTACAGTTTGGGAGATGCCCGACTCATCTCCTACACAAACGCTCGCTGAGATGCTCGCTTTATGTCAAAATCTCACAAGTTGTTTCATCCGTTTATATGGATGGGTTTACCGAACCCCAGACACCACCGAATCAGACCATTATCCTTTGATTCGACTCCCGAACCTCTCAACGCTCAAAATATATGAAGGCAAACCCTCTAGCATCCATACTTCATGGGACTTACCTCGATTACGCGACGTTGAATTCCATGTCACCGAAGTGATTCCCCCACACGACCAAAGCGCATCCCTCCGCGCGATCATCGAGCGTACAGAAGGTACCATCCAGAAATTGACGACTCAGATCGACATGCACAAGCAAGGTGATCTTATTGGATGCCTTGATCGCTGCACGGATCTTCGGTCACTGGTGCTAGAGCTTCCTCCGCCAATCCATGTTGGCAGTCAGGCGGGTTGGGGGTATGCCTTAGCATACCCCACTGAGCCGGAGGGACTACCGCATGACGATCTGTTGGAGTGCTTGATGCCTGGCCACGGACCAGGAAATACAACGAGGTGCCCTAAGCTGGAGAGCTTTCGGTGTGAACAAAAGGGGGTGTTTTCAGATAATATGctttttgattttatttgTTCTAGATGGTGTACGGAGCGCCAGGATGTGTCCAAACTCAAACACATCGTTGTCAATTTTGGGAACGATTGGAAAGAGACCAAGATGCTCGAGAGCCTTGAAAAACTCTCGGCATTTATTGAGGACG
Coding sequences within it:
- a CDS encoding Glutathione S-transferase (Glutathione S-transferase PM239X14), whose translation is MVLTLYGNPMTTCTWRVATVLKEKQVPFILKEVNLLKGEHKSADFLEKQPFGVVPCIDDDGFILYESRAICQYIAAKYANQGTPGLIPDFTDFAAYALFQQASSIEQAYFNEYAEKAVVEKVFKPKYGVVGNVELADKLLATLETKLDVYEKILSKQKYLVGNSVTLADLYHLPYGSLLKDAGASGLDSPTRPNVARWWNDISSRESWQSVKDGVIP